Proteins from a genomic interval of Staphylococcus debuckii:
- a CDS encoding Na+/H+ antiporter NhaC family protein: MTEEKKKGNAFALIPLIVFVGLFLGVGIITGDFTKMPLNIAITIAVIVALLMNRKQKFAEKVEVFTKGAGHSNIILMVLIFVLAGAFSQVTEDMGGVKSTVNLGLSLIPGNLLIIGLFVICMFVSISMGTSVGTVAAIAPVGFGISQATDIPSALAMATVVGGAMFGDNLSMISDTTIAAVRTQNTRMSDKFKVNFRIVLPGAIISMIILGILTHSASINNAKNYDYDLIKVIPYLLVLILALIGVNVIIVLIGGTVLSGIIGLLDGSFNWIKFLKAASEGMIGMEDIAIIALMIGGLIGLIQHYGGITWLLNFVRSRVKSRRGAEIGIASLVSAADISTANNTISILMAGPLAKNIADEYNIDPRKSASILDIFGSCFQGLLPYSPQVIAAAGVAGVSPFMLMPYSIYPVMLGLCGLVAIIFNLPRLNKKKAGKGA; this comes from the coding sequence ATGACTGAAGAGAAAAAGAAAGGTAATGCTTTTGCACTGATACCTTTGATTGTCTTCGTGGGTTTATTTTTAGGCGTCGGTATTATTACAGGCGACTTTACGAAAATGCCCTTGAATATTGCGATTACGATTGCAGTCATAGTGGCATTGCTGATGAATCGCAAACAGAAATTTGCTGAGAAAGTAGAAGTTTTTACTAAAGGAGCAGGCCATTCCAACATTATTCTGATGGTCTTGATATTTGTACTTGCAGGAGCTTTTTCACAAGTAACTGAAGATATGGGAGGCGTAAAATCTACCGTTAACTTAGGGTTATCCTTAATCCCCGGCAACTTGCTGATTATCGGATTATTCGTCATCTGTATGTTTGTATCGATTTCTATGGGGACTTCGGTAGGGACAGTAGCCGCTATTGCACCCGTAGGATTCGGAATCAGCCAAGCAACGGATATTCCATCTGCACTTGCTATGGCGACCGTAGTTGGCGGCGCAATGTTCGGTGACAATTTATCGATGATTTCAGATACTACTATCGCTGCTGTACGTACGCAAAATACACGTATGAGTGACAAATTTAAAGTGAACTTTCGGATTGTCTTGCCTGGTGCAATAATCTCAATGATTATTCTGGGTATTTTAACGCATAGCGCCAGTATCAACAACGCGAAGAATTATGACTATGACCTGATTAAAGTCATTCCTTACTTATTAGTATTAATTCTAGCGCTGATCGGAGTCAATGTAATTATTGTACTAATCGGAGGAACGGTGCTATCTGGAATTATTGGTTTATTAGATGGATCGTTTAATTGGATTAAATTCTTGAAAGCGGCCTCCGAAGGTATGATTGGCATGGAAGACATTGCGATTATTGCTTTGATGATCGGCGGTTTAATTGGATTGATTCAACACTATGGCGGTATTACTTGGCTGCTGAACTTTGTGCGTAGCCGTGTGAAATCCAGACGTGGCGCAGAAATTGGGATTGCAAGCTTAGTGAGTGCTGCAGATATTTCTACAGCCAACAACACGATTTCTATTTTAATGGCCGGTCCATTAGCTAAAAATATTGCAGATGAATATAACATCGACCCTAGAAAGTCGGCCAGTATCCTAGACATTTTCGGCAGCTGTTTCCAAGGTTTATTACCTTATAGCCCGCAAGTCATCGCAGCAGCAGGAGTAGCCGGTGTTTCACCCTTTATGTTAATGCCTTATTCCATTTATCCAGTGATGCTCGGTTTATGCGGATTAGTAGCAATTATTTTTAATCTTCCTAGATTAAATAAAAAGAAAGCTGGAAAAGGGGCATAA
- a CDS encoding SRPBCC family protein → MARYNIENDVVVISLERLMRINPELIYQAWTDADIMRRWFMTSNRTNKSIDLIPEEGRRYEIVDERNGKMNKITGVFQELEAPNRIVMTIGMPELSDKEDTIEVEIFEREPGADITQMNFRYTAVVPKERRWTTLEYKQQKKEYHDSTAHGFENMFIKLQDILTEMQKEQEEF, encoded by the coding sequence GTGGCAAGATATAACATAGAAAATGACGTAGTAGTCATTTCGTTGGAACGATTAATGCGTATTAATCCTGAATTGATTTATCAAGCGTGGACAGATGCTGATATTATGAGACGTTGGTTTATGACTTCAAATAGAACTAATAAATCCATCGACTTGATTCCTGAAGAAGGACGACGTTACGAAATCGTTGATGAACGCAATGGCAAGATGAATAAGATTACGGGTGTCTTCCAAGAACTAGAAGCACCGAACCGTATTGTGATGACTATCGGCATGCCTGAATTAAGCGACAAAGAAGATACTATCGAAGTTGAAATCTTTGAACGTGAACCAGGTGCTGACATTACACAAATGAATTTCCGATATACTGCTGTTGTTCCGAAAGAACGACGCTGGACTACCTTGGAATATAAGCAACAGAAAAAAGAATATCATGACTCAACAGCGCACGGCTTTGAGAACATGTTTATTAAGCTGCAAGATATTTTAACAGAAATGCAGAAAGAACAAGAAGAATTTTAA